GCTTCTCGATGACCAGCCGCCGCCAGGGGCGCTTCACCGAGGCGTCCTCGCGGTACAGCAGCCCGGAGCTGGACAGGCCATCGAGCAGCGCGGGGAAGGTCGAGGCCGGGGTGGCCAGGTAGTAGAGCTGGTTGCCCTGCGTGCCGAAGCGCTCGGAGATGCCGTCCAGGTGCTCGCGCAGGCGGATGAAGGACTCCGCGTCGTAGCCGCCCGTCATCATCTCCAGCTTGCTGGCGAGCCGCTCCCAGGTGGCCTCGTCCAGCGGCTGGGTGCGGGCGAACTTCTTCAAGCCCTCCTTCACCTGCGCGCGGAACTGCTCCAGGTTGTGCTCGGAGCGGCTGAAGGCCACCACCGCGAAGTTGTCGGGCAGCATCCGCTGGCGGGCCAGCTCGAAGAGCGCCGGGAAGAGCTTGCGCTGTGCCAGGTCTCCCGTGGCTCCGAAGAGGACCATCGTGCACGGGTCCGGTCTTCCCGCCCGTACCAGTGGGTCGCCCTCGCGAGGGTGGGTCTCGATGTGCAGGCCCTGCTCTTCCATGTCGTCCTCCGGAACGGCGGATGCGGGAGGAACATATGCGCTCGAGAGCTCGTGAGCGCATCAATACATCGTGACCCGCACCCGTCCCCGAGGCCGAGGGAGCCGTCCGGTGCGGGAAGGAGGCGCTGCAATCGTTGGCCGGATGACGGGCCGAGCCCGTGGGCCCTGCTTATCCATGTCTTTCCGAGCGCTCTGTTCTCGCCCCGGTCGAGGTGGAGCGCGTCAGGACCAGGGGGAGCTCCACCGGAGCAGGGTCGGGCACCGGCTCCTCGCCGCGCAGCAGCCACAGCGCCACCCATCCGGGCACGCACAGCGCGAGCGCCACCGGCCAGGTGTCCATCCACGCCCACACCTCGGCCGTTCCGGTCCGGATGTTGACCACGGAGAGGGCGTTGTTGGCGAAGTGCAGCACGACCCCCGCGAGCAGCGAGCGCGTCCGCAGCGTGGCGTAGCCGAGCACCAGCCCCAGTATCGTCGCGTGCAGCACGTGGATGGGGTGGATGTGGAGGAGCCCGAAGGCGAGCGCGCTGCCCGCCACCGCCACCACCCGTGAGCCCGTACGCGACAGCCCCACCAGCATCACCCCGCGGCACGCGGCTTCCTCGCAGAGCGCCGGGGTCAGCGCCAGCGCCGCCAGCGCCAGGGGGAGCGGCCAGCTCGCGCTCTCCTTCATCAGCAGCTCCAGCACGCGCAGGAACTCCTCCAGCCCGGGAGTCGAAGCGGCCTTCAGGGCTTTGCTCAGCAGGCTCTGCATGCCCAGGACGCCGGGCACCAGCAGGAGCACCGCGAGGGCGCCGCGCCGCGAGGGCGGGCGCAGCGAGAACACCTCGCGCACGTCCGCTCCCCGGTGCCGCACCCACCACACGGCGGGCACGAGGAAGACGCCCACCTGTATCACCGCCAGCAACCCCCACAGCGGCAGCCGCTCCCGCAGCAGGATTCCCGCGAACAGCGAGCCCACCAGGATGATGGCGAAGTAGAGCAGGGCGCTCCCGGGCGAGAAGTCGTCCCCCCTGCGCACCTTCCGGCCGAACACGTCCCGCCAGGGCCTCTCGCCCGACAGCAGCACCTGCTCGCTCTCGAAGACGCGGGCCGCGAAGAGGACCCCCGCCACCGCCCAGGCCAGTGTGCTGACGAAGACCACCGAGTAGAGGCCCACGTCCACCCGCCCGGTGAGCAGCTCGCGCAGCAGCACCGCCACGTTGACGATGGGAACGAGCGCCAGCTTCGGCGTCAGCTCCACGCTCGGAATCATCGCCCCATGGGCGAGCACCATCACCCCCAGCAGCACGGGCATCAGGTGGTTCTGTCCCTCCTTGAAGCTGCGCGCCGTCACTCCCACCGCGATGAGCAGGGCGCTCACCAGCATCGCCAGCGGCACGAGCGCGCCGAAGGCCGCGGCCAGCATCCCGGCGCTCATGTGTACCCGCCCGACCGTCCCTCCGGCGATCGCCATGAAGGCCAGCCCCATCCCCAGCAGGTTCATCAGCGCACCGCCCAGCGTGAAGAGGCTCACCACGCCGTACTTGCCCAGCACCACCTCCAGTGGCTTCACCGGCGCGCACAGCAGCGTCTGCAGCGTGCCCCGCTCCTTCTCTCCCGCGGTGACGTCGATGGCCGGGTAGAAGCCCG
This DNA window, taken from Archangium lipolyticum, encodes the following:
- a CDS encoding ABC transporter permease subunit/CPBP intramembrane protease translates to MRWSIARTLFRKDLLEALRDRRTLALLVAVPLLLYPLLLVVTALTSGALARSTEEKPLKLVVWGSPTPMLQEALKGMERVEWAGVHEKAPGDAPREAKRLLDERKAHVVLALTPDSVERALGTGSALEGTAENLGVRVYFDSGRPESRAARKRLGEVLDQVHLDTVRVRFEEAGMSGALAAPLQVEDSDFRSLGLWLAYMLPYVLLCALVMSGFYPAIDVTAGEKERGTLQTLLCAPVKPLEVVLGKYGVVSLFTLGGALMNLLGMGLAFMAIAGGTVGRVHMSAGMLAAAFGALVPLAMLVSALLIAVGVTARSFKEGQNHLMPVLLGVMVLAHGAMIPSVELTPKLALVPIVNVAVLLRELLTGRVDVGLYSVVFVSTLAWAVAGVLFAARVFESEQVLLSGERPWRDVFGRKVRRGDDFSPGSALLYFAIILVGSLFAGILLRERLPLWGLLAVIQVGVFLVPAVWWVRHRGADVREVFSLRPPSRRGALAVLLLVPGVLGMQSLLSKALKAASTPGLEEFLRVLELLMKESASWPLPLALAALALTPALCEEAACRGVMLVGLSRTGSRVVAVAGSALAFGLLHIHPIHVLHATILGLVLGYATLRTRSLLAGVVLHFANNALSVVNIRTGTAEVWAWMDTWPVALALCVPGWVALWLLRGEEPVPDPAPVELPLVLTRSTSTGARTERSERHG